DNA sequence from the Methanofollis formosanus genome:
CGCCAGCGGGGCCTTGCCCGAGGTGACGTTGGCCTCGAAACTGATTGCACCGAGATCGCGGTCATCGTAGAGATATATTTCATGGAGATTTTTTGTTACCTCAGAACTACCGGCACTGTTCGTGACGGTGAGCGAAATCTTCGGTCTTGAATAATAGTCAAACCTATGGCTCGGGTTTTCCTCGGTCGATGTCGATCCGTCGTCGAATTCCCAGAAGTACGTCATGGGATGGGTGCCGGTGGATGTACTCACCAGACGGTATGGGGCTATCCCGGGAGTGTGCCTAAACTCATAAAGCCGTTTCATTTCAAAGTCCGCGACCGGCGGTTCCACCGCGGCCCCTCTGGTAAAAGTGACGGCATCGAGATTCACTCCTCCCTCAGGGAAGGCGAACCTGAGGACATGCCGACCTTCAGGGAGAGTGACCACCGCATCGACGCTCCTGAAGGTCTCTCCAGCGCCTGTCAGCATGGCAGGCACCTTCACCACCTCTGCGCCGTCTACCGAGAGGAGGCAGTGTTTTACGAGACCATATTCTTCCGGATTGTCAGGGGCCATGTGGAAGGTCACCATATACTCGCTGGCTTCAGTGATGTTCACGGTGTACTCCACCCACTCAAGCGGGGCGGTATCCACGATCGCAAGAGTTCCGTCTATCTCACCAAGGTCCACATCGTCGGAGCGGTATTCTGAGTTGCCCTGGTTTCCGGGTTCGACATCATAATATGCGATGTACTCATCACCCAGGTCATAGTCCTCGGCCTCGATGCGGCATGGAAGAGTATGGTTCTTGAACGGATACCGGACCTGACCCGAGGGGGTGACGGTGATCTCCTTGAGGGCGATTTCATCAAACATACCACATTTTGCCTCAAGTTTCACTACGTAGACCCCCGGGTTCTCAAAGACATGGACCGGATGCTGCTCGGTCGAAGTCCCGCCGTCTCCGAAGTACCACCGCCAGGCTGTTGCATGGGGAGAGTGATCGGTGAACTGTACCGCAAGCGGTGCCTCGCCAGAGGTGATATTACGCGTGAAATTCGCGATAGTCCTGGGATTGCCGACACGGACACAATTTTCGCGGATGATGGTGTTCTCACCGGCCGCGTTCTGGACGGTGAGTCTCACCGAGTAGTGCCCCTCGTCGACATACCTATGCCGTGGGTTTTCTTCGTCGGAAGTGCTCCCATCGCCGAAGTCCCAGGTATGGGTGAGCGGCGGCGTGCCGGTGGAATGGCTCATGAAGCAGACGGTATGCGGTACATGGCCTGAGATGAATGTTGCCGAGAAGTTCGCGACCGGCGCCTCCAGATCCTCCTTCGTGAAGGTGACGGCATCGGCATTCACCCAACCCTGCGGGAAGGTGAGTCGAAGCACATGCGTCCCGGCCGGCAGGTCGACCTCGGTCTCGACCGTCCTGTAGGTGCCCCACCCGCCGGTGTTCGGCGAGGTCACTCTCCTGACGGCGGTACCGTCCACCGAGAGGACGCACTCTTTGCCGGCCTGCGGCGTCGCGAGGCTGAAACCGGCCGTGTACCTTCCGGCCTCATCGATATCGACGGTGTACTCCAGCCACTCGCCCGGATAGGCGTACGAAGTGGCAACCGCACCATTCCAGCCTTCAAGGTCGACGTCGTCGCTACGGTAGTCCGAATTGCCCTGGTTGCCGACCTCGGTGTCGTGATACGCCACCCCTTCGCCGCCAAGGTCATAGTCTTCGGCCTCGATGCGGCCCGGGAGAGTGTGGTCCTTGAAGGGCGTCTGAACGCCCTCGCCGGTGACGATGATCTCGTCCTCCGCAGAATCGGTGCCCCCCGGACCGGTGACCGTCAGGGTGACGGTGTAGGTGCCGGCGTCCTCGTAGACATGCACCGGATGATCTTCATCTGAGGTCTCACCATCACCGAATGTCCAGGCATACTCGGTCGCGTGGAGCGAGGTGTCGGTGAACTGCACAGAAAGCGGTGCTTCGCCGGAGGTGGGGTCCGCGGTGAAACTCGCGACCGGTTGCTGGTACCCGACCACGATCAGGTCTTCACGCACGAGCATATCCTCGCCAGCCCCGTTGCTGACCGTGAGTGTCACCGAATACGTACCCTCCCCGGCATAGAGATGCGTCGGATTCGGATCGGTTGAAGTCCCACCGTCACCGAACTCCCAGGAGTACGTGAGCGGCGGGGTGCCGGTGCACTGGCTCGTGAACTGCACCGCAAGCGACGGTTCCCCTGAAGTGACGTTCGCCGAGAAGTCCGCGACCGGTGCCGCCGGACCCTCCTTCGTGAAGGTGACGGCGTCGGTGTTCACCCAACCCTGCGGGAAGATGAGGCGGAGCACATGCACCCCGGCCGGGAGATCGACCTCGGTCTCGACCATCCGGTAGATGCCCCAGCCGCCGGTATTCGGCGAGGTCACGCGTCCGATTTCGGTGCCGTCCACCGAGAGGACACACTCCTTCCCGACCTGCGGCGTCGCAAGACTGAAGCCGGCCGTGTATCTCCCGGCTTCTTCAATGTCGACGGTGTACTCCAGCCACTCACCCGGATAGGCGTACGAGGTGGTGACCGCACCGTTCCAGCCTTCAAGGTCGACGTCGTCGGAGCGGTAGTCGGAGTTTCCCTGGTTGCCGACCTCGGTGTCGTGGTACGCGATCCCCTCGCCGCCGAGGTCGTAGTCCTCGGCCTCGATGCGGCCGGGGAGTGCGTGGTTTTTGAAGGGCGTCTGCCCGCCCGCACCGGTGACGATGATCTCGTCCTCCGCAGAGGCGGTGCCGCCCGCACCGGTGACCGTCAGGGTGACCGTGTAGGTGCCCGGGCTCTCGTAGACATGCACCGGATTTACTTCAGTCGAAGTCTCACCATCGCCGAACGTCCAGGCACATTCGGTCGCGTGGAGCGAGGTGTCGGTGAACTGCACACTTAGAGGTGCCTCACCTGAGGAGGGGTCCGCGGTGAAACTCGCGACCGGTTGCTGGTACCCGACCGCGATGAGATCCTCGCGGACGAGTGTGTCCTCACCAGCCTCGTTGCTGACCGTGAGCGTCACCGGGTGCGTCCCCTCGATAGCATAGAGATGCACCGGATTCCCATCGGTTGAAGTCTCGCCGTCACCGAACTCCCAGGCGTAGATGAGCGGTGGAGTGCCGGTGCACTGGCTCGTGAACTGCACCGCCAGGGGGGGTTCCCCTGAGGTGACATTCGCCGAGAAGTCCGCGACCGGTGCCGCCGGACCCTCCTTCGTGAAGGTGACGGCATCGGTGTTCACCCAGCCCTGCGGGAAGGTGAGTCGAAGGATGTGTAAACCGGCCGGCAGATCGACCTCGGTCTCGACCGTCTCGTAGGCACCCCACCCGCCGGTGTTCGGCGAGGTCACGCGTCCGACCTCGGCGCCGTCCACCGAGAGGACGCACTCCTTCCCGGCCTGCGGCGTCGCGAGAACGAAAGCGGCCGCGTATGTGCCGGCATCAGGGATGTCGACGGTGTACTCGAGCCACTCGCCGGGATAGGCGTACGAAGTCGTGATCGCACCGTTCCATCCTTCAAGATCGACGTCGTCGGAGCGGTAGTCCGAGTTGCCCTGATTCCCGGCCTCGGTGTCGTGGTACGCGACCCCCTCACCACCGAGATCATAGTCCTCGGCCTCGATACGGCACGGGAGTGCATGGTTCTTGAAGGGCGTCTGGTCGCCACCCGGTGCGAGGGCCGTGATCTCATGCTGCGCAGAGGCGGTGCCGCCAGGACCGGTGACCGTGAGCTTCACCGTGTAGATCCCGGGTTCGTCATAGGTGTGGGCCGGATCCTGCAGGGTCGACGTGCCGCCGTCGCCGAAGTTCCACTGCCAGGCGGTCGCATGACGGGAGGTGTCGGTGAACTGCACACTCAGAGGCGCCTCCCCGGAGGTGACGTCCGCCGTAAATCCGGCCTGGGGTGCGGGGTACCCGACCTCGATCAGATCCTCGCGGACGGCGGTGTCGCTCCCGGCACTGTTGGTCACCGTGAGCTGTACCGTGTAGGCACCCTCATCGGCATAGACATGCACGGGGTGTTCCGCAGTCGAAGTCCCGCCGTCCCCGAACTCCCAGGCATAGGTGAGCGGGCCGGAACCGGCTGCCTGACTGGTAAAGCGAACCGCCAGCGGTGGGGAACCTGAAGTGACGTTCGCCGAGAAGTCAGCCACCGGGGCCGCCGGACCGGCCTTTGTGATCTCAAAAGAATCCAGGTTCAGGCCGCCGCCCATCGTAACCCTGATCACATGGCGACCTTCGGAAAGGGCAAACCCGGCAGGCACGTGCGCGGTGGAGAAGCCCGACCATCCGTTCTGCGGCGCCAGCACTGTCGCCATATACTTGCCGTCCAGGCTGAAATCCAGGCTCTGATATTTCAGGGCTGAGGTCAGCCTGAAAGAGATGAGATAGTTCCCGGCTTCGGCTACGTCCACCGTATACTCCAGCCACTCACCCTCTGCGGTGTAACCGACATTGACGACTCCAAGGTCGTCCCAGCTCTCGATGTCCACACCGTCATCTCTGAAGGCCCCCCCCTGGTTCCCAGAGGTGGCGTCATGGTAGGCGACGCCCTCACCGCCATAGTCGTACTCCTCGGCCTCCACCCGGCAGGGAACCGTTCGCTCTACATAGGGTTCGGACTGACCGCCGGTCACGATGACATATTCTTTCTTCACCTCGTCTGCAGTCCCGAAAGCATTGGTGACCTTAAAAGAGACCGTGTAGCGGCCCGGCGAGGTGTAGGTGTGGGTGGGATCTTTCACCGTTGCGTCGACGACCGCGTCACCGTCGAAGTCCCATGCATACTCAAAAGGGGGTGTCCCACCCGGGTTCCCGGTGAACCTGACCGTGAGCGGGGCCTTTCCATTCCGCTGATCCGCGGAAAAATCTGCCGATGGGATTGAAGGCCTTGGTAAGGATTGCGAGAGAGCCTCATACCACCGGTCGGCCATCTTCTCCTCCCCCTGGTGGTTCGGATGGAGGTGATCCCTGAGATCGGTGCCGACATTAAATCCGGAGTTCTGGTCGACAAGTATGACCCTGGACTGAGGTTTGTCCAGAGATGTTACCAGACCCGGGATCTCTGCATTGTATGCATCCACATATTGCTTGTAGAATGCAATCTTCATCGGAATGATCTCCGCGATGTAGACAGTGACCCTGGGGTTGTATTCCCTGAGAACGCCGACCACTGCCCTGAGATCCTCGATGGTCTCGTTAGCCACCGTCGCAGGGGGCTTGGGATAGCCCTGCTGAAGAAGGTCGTTCGTGCCCAGGTGAATGAGCACATGATCGGGTACCTCCCCCTTCGCCTTGAGAGCATCCAGCCAGACCGAGAGTTTCCCGTTCTGGGGTTCGTAATCGAGGTTCCCAAAGGCAATATGGTCTGCCCGCCACCCGGGCCGCCCCTCATTGTCCCTGTCAAAATCAAGCTGGAAATCCGGGGCCGTCCGGGTTCCGACAAAATTCACCTGGTAACCATTCTCATTCAACAGGTTCCAGAGGTGATACCGGTAACTCGGATAATTTACACCAGTCTGCTCGTCGATCGCCCCGGCCGTGACCGAATCTCCCAGGGGCAGGATCTTCGTCTCATCGGCTGCCGCCGAAACTGTCCCGACGACAGCAATACAGAATAGAACCAGCAATAGCAAAATAAATCGTCTCGTAACCGTCCCCCCCATATCTTGGAATGGGAGAGGGATATTCTAATTAATATATATATAGTTTTTCAAATATTCTTACCATTTAAAAGAATTAAATGAAATTTAATTGATCAATAGCCAGAATTAAATCTTAAAATTTCAATAAGGACACATAATGGGCACATAAATTGAATTTAAGAATTTTTAACAATAAATATATGATC
Encoded proteins:
- a CDS encoding PKD domain-containing protein, with amino-acid sequence MLLLVLFCIAVVGTVSAAADETKILPLGDSVTAGAIDEQTGVNYPSYRYHLWNLLNENGYQVNFVGTRTAPDFQLDFDRDNEGRPGWRADHIAFGNLDYEPQNGKLSVWLDALKAKGEVPDHVLIHLGTNDLLQQGYPKPPATVANETIEDLRAVVGVLREYNPRVTVYIAEIIPMKIAFYKQYVDAYNAEIPGLVTSLDKPQSRVILVDQNSGFNVGTDLRDHLHPNHQGEEKMADRWYEALSQSLPRPSIPSADFSADQRNGKAPLTVRFTGNPGGTPPFEYAWDFDGDAVVDATVKDPTHTYTSPGRYTVSFKVTNAFGTADEVKKEYVIVTGGQSEPYVERTVPCRVEAEEYDYGGEGVAYHDATSGNQGGAFRDDGVDIESWDDLGVVNVGYTAEGEWLEYTVDVAEAGNYLISFRLTSALKYQSLDFSLDGKYMATVLAPQNGWSGFSTAHVPAGFALSEGRHVIRVTMGGGLNLDSFEITKAGPAAPVADFSANVTSGSPPLAVRFTSQAAGSGPLTYAWEFGDGGTSTAEHPVHVYADEGAYTVQLTVTNSAGSDTAVREDLIEVGYPAPQAGFTADVTSGEAPLSVQFTDTSRHATAWQWNFGDGGTSTLQDPAHTYDEPGIYTVKLTVTGPGGTASAQHEITALAPGGDQTPFKNHALPCRIEAEDYDLGGEGVAYHDTEAGNQGNSDYRSDDVDLEGWNGAITTSYAYPGEWLEYTVDIPDAGTYAAAFVLATPQAGKECVLSVDGAEVGRVTSPNTGGWGAYETVETEVDLPAGLHILRLTFPQGWVNTDAVTFTKEGPAAPVADFSANVTSGEPPLAVQFTSQCTGTPPLIYAWEFGDGETSTDGNPVHLYAIEGTHPVTLTVSNEAGEDTLVREDLIAVGYQQPVASFTADPSSGEAPLSVQFTDTSLHATECAWTFGDGETSTEVNPVHVYESPGTYTVTLTVTGAGGTASAEDEIIVTGAGGQTPFKNHALPGRIEAEDYDLGGEGIAYHDTEVGNQGNSDYRSDDVDLEGWNGAVTTSYAYPGEWLEYTVDIEEAGRYTAGFSLATPQVGKECVLSVDGTEIGRVTSPNTGGWGIYRMVETEVDLPAGVHVLRLIFPQGWVNTDAVTFTKEGPAAPVADFSANVTSGEPSLAVQFTSQCTGTPPLTYSWEFGDGGTSTDPNPTHLYAGEGTYSVTLTVSNGAGEDMLVREDLIVVGYQQPVASFTADPTSGEAPLSVQFTDTSLHATEYAWTFGDGETSDEDHPVHVYEDAGTYTVTLTVTGPGGTDSAEDEIIVTGEGVQTPFKDHTLPGRIEAEDYDLGGEGVAYHDTEVGNQGNSDYRSDDVDLEGWNGAVATSYAYPGEWLEYTVDIDEAGRYTAGFSLATPQAGKECVLSVDGTAVRRVTSPNTGGWGTYRTVETEVDLPAGTHVLRLTFPQGWVNADAVTFTKEDLEAPVANFSATFISGHVPHTVCFMSHSTGTPPLTHTWDFGDGSTSDEENPRHRYVDEGHYSVRLTVQNAAGENTIIRENCVRVGNPRTIANFTRNITSGEAPLAVQFTDHSPHATAWRWYFGDGGTSTEQHPVHVFENPGVYVVKLEAKCGMFDEIALKEITVTPSGQVRYPFKNHTLPCRIEAEDYDLGDEYIAYYDVEPGNQGNSEYRSDDVDLGEIDGTLAIVDTAPLEWVEYTVNITEASEYMVTFHMAPDNPEEYGLVKHCLLSVDGAEVVKVPAMLTGAGETFRSVDAVVTLPEGRHVLRFAFPEGGVNLDAVTFTRGAAVEPPVADFEMKRLYEFRHTPGIAPYRLVSTSTGTHPMTYFWEFDDGSTSTEENPSHRFDYYSRPKISLTVTNSAGSSEVTKNLHEIYLYDDRDLGAISFEANVTSGKAPLAVRFTGVPPEGTVSTSWDFGDGSPEVEDQNEMEHLFTEDGIYTVTFEAEGNYGYKNSTSQVITVTTPEGQAPFKARSSLSHIEAEDYDLGGEGVAYHDADPEVNQGGAYREEGVDLTIWGKVTAISHTEPGEWVEYTLDIEKSKNYKITLEVATPQSGKECVLSVDDTEVGRVTALNTGDWSTFEPVEVFVDLPEGKHVLRVTFPQGGANLDSIHIPWYVGDPSLPSVETSANVTSGEAPLAVQFTSRVTGTQPFSYSWDFDDGTTSNEENPLHEFNRAGTYHVVLIVDSPYGSRSSSHEITVTGEGGQMPFKNHALPCRVEAEDYDLGGEGVAYHDTETGNQGNSDYRSDDVDLESWNGAVTTSYAYPGEWLEYTVEVEEAGRYTAALLLATPQTGRECVLSVDGTGVGQVTAPNTGGWGNYETVETTVDLPAGTHVLRLTFLQGWVNADAVIFTKGGTAAPVADFSANVTSGESPLAVQFADTSLNANGWSWDFGDGGASDEQHPFHLFGTSGVYDVWLTVDGSDGSASKACTVITVVEPDQKPYRTHALPCRIEAEDYDWGGEEVAYHDKNEGNQGNSTYRSDDVDLVEIDGATAIGHTEPGEWVRYIVDVPEAGVYTAVFHAHALDHGARCTLHSPGSEDASVSVYRRSDGMIFQTFSDQFRIDSPGEQVLDLSFDEGEMFIDAITVLKGDVKAPYAEFEMNVTSGDLPLTVGFTGQTTGTGPFSYAWDFGDGGSSDEENPTHIFTDAGVHTVTLTVTSHSLFSSSISKEIVVVSPDPVQEPYTNHNVPCRIEAEDFDLGGADVAYHDSSPGENWGRAYRDEGVDLLERDGVIFIYGICAGDWVEYTVDIPETGRYRAAFMLGHDSVSEEKPVLLSVDGIEVGEVRMPKIYGGFRTADTMVDLPAGRHVLRLTFPGGGGRIDAFEITRGEAELPTADFSALYLMDYLPGTQFSNNCTGTFPRSYFWDFGDGETSTDPNPSHSYYDLPYGYYTVKLTVTNSAGSDTVAKTFLKGDPNMVKASMSANTTSGDTPIEIRFIEVTSMGESNETALLDAAFETNVTSGEAPLTIQFTDVTEGDVRAQAWDFGDGTSSLEPAPVHRYDETGNYTVTFTVVGSGGASKVEGEISVLPVEEKSDGRVAYPVSQGRASKMRIQTVEDGGNSPFTFFSFLGSVELGMNSRLKHTR